The Scylla paramamosain isolate STU-SP2022 chromosome 39, ASM3559412v1, whole genome shotgun sequence genome includes a window with the following:
- the LOC135092300 gene encoding glutamic acid-rich protein-like codes for MPGFSTEDFGALLNNTRFNKKNKKQQSMDAHETLGEKNTEKMKQTKHHSKRRSMENLQDCTGHKKTNTEGVMEPKKQRNNLKTKTRMRMEYLYPIIDPNKKRKKQNMEGDENQNKKTKKDTEDHEKQYKNTKKDTDDHEKQDRKTKRGTEDHKNQDKKRKKDTKDHEKQEEKSKDKEDHENQHKNTKGEGRKNRRKGWNMECCKRIKDCIKKWNKKDNEDYEEQAKKSSTEKRESQAKQRKGKSIEDHDSQAKKRKGQGKEDHDTQVTKKLHDKEEHDSQAKKRKRQDKEEDDTQAKKVKRQDKEKHDTQAKKRKRQDKEEHETQAKKGKREEKEPKKKRPLENYKRILDHLRKRGGRDSSNVLKLKVEAERVKKKRSVSEYCRVHLEEGHMTDATVRGHPCLVFFDTGASASIMFLSLAKRAGLLTGREKTEKILFSTWNGILLLDVIMLDEVLLVLKDGLAVNTPMLVFPKEAEITSRNDVIVLSMSRLQEAEMRQDFHHDGSSTLFLRHPERLRRRPQPGREGKVFAFAAQAQGVEEPLMVLLDTCSTIPFSITKIGRYNVRCRTGSETALPTRVILQFGSGTLTVQMNTNQGVSDFDFVFGRPLLCKLRAAIDYVDSTMTLKLNRKQFCLDIFPH; via the coding sequence ATGCCTGGATTTTCTACAGAAGATTTTGGCGCATTGCTGAATAATACAAGattcaacaagaagaacaagaaacaacagtCTATGGACGCTCACGAGACCCTCGGTGAGAAGAACACggagaaaatgaaacagacCAAGCACCACAGCAAGAGAAGGAGCATGGAAAACCTCCAAGACTGCACCggtcataagaaaacaaacactgaaggGGTTATGGAACCcaaaaagcagaggaataacttaaaaaccaAGACGCGgatgaggatggaatatttgtatCCGATTATAGAccccaacaagaagaggaagaagcagaacatGGAGGGCGATGAAAACCAgaacaagaagaccaagaaagacacggaggaccacgagaagcagtacaagaacacgaagaaggaCACAGACGaccacgagaagcaggacaggaagacgaagaggggcACGGAGGACCACAAGAaccaagacaagaagaggaagaaggacacgaaggatcacgagaagcaggaagagaaaagcaaggacaaggaagatcacgagaaccaacacaaaaacaccaagggagaaggcaggaaaaaccgaaggaaagggtggaataTGGAGTGCTGTAAACGGATTAAGGACTGCATCAAGAAATGGAacaagaaggataatgaagactACGAGGAACAGGCCAAAAAGAGCAGCACGGAGAAACGTGAGAGCCAGGCCAAGCAGAGGAAAGGTAAGAGTATTGAAGACCATGAtagccaggccaagaagagaaaggggcagGGCAAAGAGGACCATGACACCCAGGTCACGAAGAAGTTGCACGACAAGGAGGAACATGACAGTCAggccaagaaaagaaagaggcaggacaaggaggaagatgacacccaggccaagaaagtgaagaggcaggacaaggagaaacatgacacacaggccaagaaaaggaagaggcaggacaaggaggaacatgaaACCCAGgcgaaaaaagggaagagagaagaaaaagagccaAAGAAGAAGAGGCCGCTGGAGAATTATAAGCGTATCCTTGATCAcctcaggaagaggggagggcgggACAGCAGCAACGTGCTGAAGCTGAAGGTGGAGGCCGAAAGAgtcaaaaagaagaggagtgtgagCGAGTACTGCCGTGTTCATCTTGAGGAAGGACACATGACGGATGCGACCGTGCGCGGCCATCcatgtcttgtcttttttgacACCGGCGCCTCAGCCAGCATCATGTTCCTGTCACTGGCTAAGAGAGCGGGCCTCCTCACGGGCcgcgagaagacagaaaaaatactctTCTCTACCTGGAATGGCATCCTGTTGCTGGACGTGATCATGCTCGACGAGGTACTGTTGGTGCTGAAGGACGGCCTTGCGGTCAATACGCCCATGTTGGTGTTTCCAAAGGAGGCGGAGATCACCTCTCGCAACGACGTGATAGTGCTgtccatgagccgcctgcaggaggctGAGATGCGGCAGGACTTCCATCACGACGGTAGCAGCAccctgttcctgcgtcacccgGAACGTCTGCGGCGGAGACCTCAGCCAGGGCGCGAAGGGAAAGTGTTCGCGTTTGCCGCACAAGCACAAGGCGTCGAGGAGCCGCTGATGGTGCTGCTGGACACATGCTCTACTATACCATTCTCTATCACCAAGATCGGCCGGTACAACGTGCGGTGCAGGACAGGAAGCGAGACTGCGCTGCCGACACGAGTCATTCTGCAGTTTGGCAGCGGCACACTCACAGTGCAGATGAACACCAACCAGGGGGTTAGCGACTTCGACTTTGTGTTTGGACGACCGCTGCTCTGTAAATTACGAGCAGCAATAGATTATGTTGATTCGACCATGACGTTGAAGCTCAACAGAAAACAATTCTGCCTCGACATCTTCCCTCACTGA